A portion of the Vespula vulgaris chromosome 14, iyVesVulg1.1, whole genome shotgun sequence genome contains these proteins:
- the LOC127069037 gene encoding phytanoyl-CoA dioxygenase domain-containing protein 1 homolog isoform X1 codes for MKDIRSQFEKNGYIVLDDFFKPEEIDELKFCGEEFTKNLPPETERKIFNTIDAQQSKDQYFLDSAHKVSPFFESEALENDGTLKVHPRVSLNKVGHALHWLHPTFKKYTFDERVKEAAFQLDYIEPAVCQSMYIYKNPGIGSEVIMHQDATYLYTDPVKLVGFWIALEDATQENGCLWIAPGSHKSGVHRRYVRNKDPNSQQLLIYDKAAPCYPLSNFRPVPVSKGSCILIHGQVVHFSYPNKSEKSRHAYTFHVIETKQVAYAKDNWLQPPANGFARLYRN; via the exons TTCGAGAAGAATGGTTACATCGTACTCGACGATTTTTTCAAGCCAGAAGAAATCGACGAATTGAAATTCTGCGGTGAAGAATTTACGAAGAATTTGCCACCGGAAACGGagaggaaaatttttaatacgatagACGCGCAacaa aGTAAAGATCAATATTTTCTGGACAGTGCGCACAAAGTATCTCCATTCTTCGAAAGTGAAGCACTTGAGAACGATGGCACTTTGAAAGTTCATCCTAGAGTGTCTCTAAACAAA GTAGGTCATGCATTGCATTGGTTACATCCGACCTTTAAAAAGTACACATTTGACGAACGAGTCAAAGAGGCTGCGTTCCAACTGGATTACATAGAACCGGCCGTGTGCCAATCtatgtacatttataaaaatcctGGCATTGGTTCGGAAG TAATTATGCATCAGGATGCAACGTACTTATACACAGATCCAGTTAAATTGGTAGGTTTTTGGATAGCTTTAGAAGATGCCACACAGGAAAACGGTTGTCTTTGGATTGCTCCAGGTTCTCATAAAAGTGGAGTTCATAGACGTTATGTTAGAAATAAGGATCCAAATTCTCAACAACTATTAATATATGACAAAGCAGCACCGTGTTATCCACTCAGCAATTTCCGTCCTGTTCCAGTAAGCAAGGGTAGTTGCATTCTTATTCATGGACAAGTAGTACACTTTTCTTATCCCAACAAAAGCGAAAAATCAAGACACGCTTATACTTTTCACGTTATTGAAACTAAACAAGTGGCTTACGCTAAAGACAATTGGTTACAACCACCTGCAAATGGATTTGCACGATTGTATAGAAATTAA
- the LOC127069037 gene encoding phytanoyl-CoA dioxygenase domain-containing protein 1 homolog isoform X2 produces the protein MFEKNGYIVLDDFFKPEEIDELKFCGEEFTKNLPPETERKIFNTIDAQQSKDQYFLDSAHKVSPFFESEALENDGTLKVHPRVSLNKVGHALHWLHPTFKKYTFDERVKEAAFQLDYIEPAVCQSMYIYKNPGIGSEVIMHQDATYLYTDPVKLVGFWIALEDATQENGCLWIAPGSHKSGVHRRYVRNKDPNSQQLLIYDKAAPCYPLSNFRPVPVSKGSCILIHGQVVHFSYPNKSEKSRHAYTFHVIETKQVAYAKDNWLQPPANGFARLYRN, from the exons ATG TTCGAGAAGAATGGTTACATCGTACTCGACGATTTTTTCAAGCCAGAAGAAATCGACGAATTGAAATTCTGCGGTGAAGAATTTACGAAGAATTTGCCACCGGAAACGGagaggaaaatttttaatacgatagACGCGCAacaa aGTAAAGATCAATATTTTCTGGACAGTGCGCACAAAGTATCTCCATTCTTCGAAAGTGAAGCACTTGAGAACGATGGCACTTTGAAAGTTCATCCTAGAGTGTCTCTAAACAAA GTAGGTCATGCATTGCATTGGTTACATCCGACCTTTAAAAAGTACACATTTGACGAACGAGTCAAAGAGGCTGCGTTCCAACTGGATTACATAGAACCGGCCGTGTGCCAATCtatgtacatttataaaaatcctGGCATTGGTTCGGAAG TAATTATGCATCAGGATGCAACGTACTTATACACAGATCCAGTTAAATTGGTAGGTTTTTGGATAGCTTTAGAAGATGCCACACAGGAAAACGGTTGTCTTTGGATTGCTCCAGGTTCTCATAAAAGTGGAGTTCATAGACGTTATGTTAGAAATAAGGATCCAAATTCTCAACAACTATTAATATATGACAAAGCAGCACCGTGTTATCCACTCAGCAATTTCCGTCCTGTTCCAGTAAGCAAGGGTAGTTGCATTCTTATTCATGGACAAGTAGTACACTTTTCTTATCCCAACAAAAGCGAAAAATCAAGACACGCTTATACTTTTCACGTTATTGAAACTAAACAAGTGGCTTACGCTAAAGACAATTGGTTACAACCACCTGCAAATGGATTTGCACGATTGTATAGAAATTAA